TATCCAGCGCCCTGGCGATGTCGCGCAGCGCCTTCGCGGTGTCGGTCATCCCGTAGAAGGACTCCTCGATGTACGGGATGCCGTAATTTTTCTGCATCTTCTTGGCGAGATTGGTGAGGCTCTTCGAGCAGACGATTACGTTCAGCTTCGCGCGGTGCGCGTAGCGCAGATCCTCGTAGCGCGCGTCTCCGCTGATGCAGGAAAGCACCCTGATTCCGAGCTTCTCAAAGAGCGGCAGCATTCCCCACAGGTCGCCTGCGATGTTGTACTCGCCTATCAGATTGATGTCGTAGGGGGTCGTGGTCGCAGGCTCCGCGGACCCGATGACGTACTTGTACAGGACCTCCCCCGCCAGCCTGTTGCCGATATTTTTGTCCCCGATGAAGCCGGGGGTGTTCACCGGGATCACGGGAATGGATACTCTTTCTGCGGCAGCCTTGCACACCGCCTCTATGTCGTCGCCGGTCATGGCGGTGACGCAGGTGGCGTAGACAAAGATCGCCTTCGCCTCGTGCCCGTAGCGTTGCGCCAGCTCGAGGATCGCCTTGTACAGCTTCTTCTCGCCGCCGAAGATGACGTCGTTTTCCAGCATCTCGGTGGTGAAGCCGCGCCTGTAGAGCTGGGAGCCGCTGGAACGGGCGCCGCGGTTGTCCCAGGAATTTCCCGCGCAGGCGATGGGGCCGTGGACCAGGTGGATGACATCGGTAAGGGGCATAAGGACGACGCGCGCTCCGTCGTAGGCGCAGGAGCGTTCCGTCCCCTCCCCCGGCTCCGATACCTTGCAGAATTTCGGAGCACCCGCGTCATTCGTCTTGCAGTCTGTAACGTCGTACCAATCCGGCTTTGCCATAAGAGCCCCCTTGCTCTTTTACTTCTTTGCTGCTCCCCCCCCTCCCATGACGAGAGAGGGGGGATTGTTGTTCCTAGCGCATGAGTTCGAAGAAGCGGCTGTCGCAGGTCTCGTCGACTACCTCGATGAGCTTGTTGCAGATGGTGGCCATCATGTACATCGCCCCCTTGTACCCGACCAGCGGCTCGCGGTGCAGGTTTACCCTGTCAAAGATCGGGAAGCCGAACCTGAAGAGGGGGACGTTGGCGTCGCGTGCGGCGAACTTGCCGTGGGAATCGCCGATGACCGCGTCGACCGGCTCGGTCACGAGAAGGCTTCTCAAGTGCCAGAGGTCCTTGTTGATGTAGATCTTCCCGTCCTTCCCGTACGGCGAGGCATCGAGAAGCGCCTGGATCTCCTTCTCGAGCTTCTTCGTCCCCTTGGAGCAGAGGATGTGGGTCGGCACGGCGCCGACTTCCAGGAGGAAGGAGACGTAGCCGAGAAGATAATCTGGGTCGCCGTACAGGGCGAACTTCTTGCCGTGGATGTACTGGTGCGCGTCGGTGATAAGGTCGACGGCGCGGCCCCGTTCCTCTTTCAGCGTCTCCGGGATCGGCTTGTCGAAGAGCTCGGAGAGCTTCATGAGGAGCGCGTCGGTCTTGGCGATGCCGAAAGGCATGGGGATCGCTGAGTGCTTTCCGGAGTAGTTGTCCTTCACCCACGAGAAGGTCTTTGCGGTGGAGTAGGTCCCCAGCGCGAGGGTCGCCTTGCCGTTGATCGAATCGGCCGCGTCCTCCAGCTTCGTCCCCCCCGGATAGGGGCGGTAGGTGCCGTCCAGCGGAGAGTCGAAGACGTCGGAGATGTCACCGAGTATCGTGTACGGTATCCCGAACTCCTTCAGGATCCTCTTGTACTCCCTGAAGTTCCCGGTGTTGGCGTCGAAGCCGGGGATGAGGTTCAGCTTCCCGGTGCAGCGCCCTTCCACCTGCTTCTCGCTCGTCAAGGTCTGCAGGATGGCCAGCAGCATGGCGTCGTAGCCGTGGACATGCGAGCCGTTGAAGCTCGGGGTGTTGGCGTAGGGGACCGGGAAGTCCTTCGGCACGATCCCCTTGTTGCGGGCGTTCTTGATAAAGGCGGTCAGGTCGTCGCCGATGATCTCCGGCATGCAGGAGGTGAAGACCGAAATCATCTTCGGCTTGTACAGGGTGTAGGCATTCTCCAGCGCCTCGTGCAGGTTGTTCTGCCCGCCGAATACCGCACCGTCCTCGGTCATGGCGTCGGAGACCGCCGGTGCCGGCTCGCGGAAGTGGCGGTTCAGGGTGGAGCGGTAGTAGGAGGCGCACCCTTGCGACCCGTGCACGAAGGGGAGGCTCCCCTCGAAGGCGTGGGCGACGAGCTCGGCGCCGAGCGGCTGGCAGGCGTGGGCCGGGTTGATTACCAGCGCCTGGCGGGCGAAGTTCTTTTCCTTGTACTCTTCCGTATTGATCCAGGCGGCTACCCTCTGCACTTCCTCTTCAGGGGTCTCGGTAACCGGCTTCACTGCTAATCCAAGATTGTTAGCCATTGCATATCTCCTTGGGTGAGAGACTCATCCGTCACATCACCCTTTCTGTTAGATTCACCCGACGGGTCAGACAAGTCAGACAAGTCAGACAAGTCAGACAAGTCGGACAAGTCAGACAAGTCGGACAAGTGGGACAAGTCGGACAAGTCGGACGAGTCGGACCTCTCCGACTAGCCCTAGAACGGCGACTTCACCAGTTTCCAGGTCGGGCTGTTCACCGCCATGTCTATGTCGCGGGCGAAGATCGGGAAACCTTTGTAGCCGTGGTACGGGCCTGAGTAGTCCCAGCTGTGCATCTGGCGGAAGGGGATCGCCATCTTCTGGAACAGGTACTTCTCCTTGATCCCGGAGCCGATGAGGTCCGGCTTCAGCACCTCGGCGAACTTCTCCATCTCGATCTCGGAGGCGTCGTCATACACGACGGTGGCCTCCGGCATCTCGGATGCGGTCCTATCGTAGTCGTCGGTGTGGGCGAACTCGTAGCCGGAACCGACGCAGGTCATGCCGAGGTCCTCGTAGGCGTTGATGGTGTGGCGCGGGCGGAGGCCGCCGACATACAGCATGACCTTCTTCCCGTCCAGGCGCGGCTTGTACTCGTCGATGATCGCCTGCATCTGCGGGTCGTACTTCGCGATGACCGCCTCCACCTTCTCCTTGATGGAGTCGTCGAAGAGTTCCGCGAGCTTTCGCAGGCTCTCCCTGATCTTCGTAGGCCCGAAGAAGTTGAGCTCGATCCAGGGGATGCCGTACTTCTCTTCCATGACCTTGCACATGTAGTTCATGGAGCGGTAGCAGTGGATCACGTTCAGCTTCACCTGGTGGGTCGCCGCGATCCTGTCCATCTCGCCGTCGCCTGTCCAGACCGCCTTCACGTTGAAGCCGCACTCCTCGAGAAGAGGCTTGGTGGACCAGGCGTCGCCGCCGATGTTGTACTCGCCGATGAGAGCGATGTCGTAGGGGCCGACCGGCTCGGCAAACTCACGCGTCTCGATGATGTAGTCACGGATCGTGTCGTTGGAGATGTGGTGGCCGAGGGACTGGGAGACGCCGCGGAACCCCTCGCAGTTGCAGGGGATGACGGGGATGTCGAGCTCGGCGCTCGCGGTCTTTGCGACTGCGTTGATGTCGTCGCCGATGAGACCAACCGGGCATTCGGAGAGGACGGAAATTCCCTTCGCCAGCGGGAAGAGCTCTTTTGCCTCCTTCAGGAGGACGCCGAGCTTCTTGTCGCCGCCGTACACCACGTCCTTCTCCTGGAAGTCGGAGGTGAACTGCATCGCGAAGTTCGTGACGCCGGTGATACCGCTCATGAGGTTACGACGGGTGCCCCAGGAGTACCAGCCGCAGCCGACCGGCCCGTGAGAGACGTGCACCATATCGCGGATCGGGCCCCACACCACCCCTTTCGCCCCTGCGTAGGCGCAACCGCGTGCGCTCATGACGCCGGGGACCGTCTTCTTGTTCGATTTGACGCATGCTGAACCGGAGGCCTGGTCGTTCGGCGCGAGGTGCGCGGAACGCTTCTTTTTCCCCTTTTCGGGGTAGAGCTCCAGGACCTCGTCGATCATCGCCTGGGTAGACTCCTTGGTGATACCTTCAACTGTCTTTATTTCAGTGGACATATAAAACTCCTCCGCTGCCAGTAAGTCGTAGCCTCTGGCAGATAGGTTGCTCCCCGCCCCGGAGGTCCCCCTCCCCTGGCGGGAGGGGACCATTCCAGGCTTGTGACAGGGTTCGTGCCTTCAGTTACTTCGCCGCCCCTTCGGCCACCCCGACGATCGACTCGTCGTCGGCCTCCATGATGCCGAACTCCATGAGGAGCTCCTCCAGCTCGTCCATGGTGAGCGGGGTCGGGACCACCAGCATCTTGTTCTCGGAGATCTTCCTGGCGAGCTCCCGGTACTCGTTTGCCTGCTTGTGCTCCGGGGAGTACTCGATGACGGTCATCCTGCGCAGCTCGGCGCGCTGCACCTGGTTGTCGCGCGGCACGAAATGGATCATCTGGGTGCCGAGCTTCGCGGCGAGCGCCTCGATGAGGTCCGCTTCGCGGTCGGTGTTGCGGGAGTTGCAGATCAGGCCGCCGAGGCGGACCTTGCCGGAGGAGGCGTACTTGAGGATACCTTTGGCGATGTTGTTCGCCGCGTACATGGCCATCATCTCGCCGGAGCAGACGATGTAGATCTCCTCCGCCTTGTTCTCGCGGATCGGCATGGCGAACCCGCCGCAGACGACGTCACCGAGGACGTCGTAGAAGACGAAGTCGAGATCCGGGGTGTAGGCGCCATTCTCCTCGAGGAAGTTGATGGCGGTGATGACGCCGCGTCCTGCGCAGCCGACCCCCGGCTCCGGGCCGCCGGACTCGACGCACTTCACCTCGCCGTATCCGACCTTGAGAACGTCGTCCAGCTCCAGGTCCTCGACGGTGCCGAGCTCACGCACCAGGTCCATGACGGTGGTCTGCGCCTTGGCGTGCAGCATGAGGCGGGTGGAGTCCGCTTTCGGGTCGCAGCCGACGATCATCACCTTTTTCCCCAGCGATGCGAGCCCCGCTACCGTGTTCTGCGTGGTGGTCGATTTGCCGATGCCGCCCTTGCCGTAAATCGCGATCTGTCTCATTTCCTGTCTCCTTTTCGTCCCTGGCTCATCCGCCAAAGGACTCTGTGGTTTTGAGGCCAATAAAAAAAGGCGCTCCTCCAGAAGTGCTGGATGTGGGCGCCTTTGCCGACTTACAGGGAAGGGACACGTCGTTGTATCCTTCTCCGGTTTCTGTTCTATCTATAGCTACTACCGTGCCAACTTCTAACCTCTTGCATTTACAACTACTTTTACTTCACCCCCCCCTGCATCGAGCCGGTCCTTCAGGCAGTTGCCTATCTTTTAGTCATAGCCCCCTTCCCCATCAGGCGGCGGCCGCACCGCGGTGCAGCCGGATGAGATCGTGCGCCTCCAGGGGGCGTTTCAGCCTCTGGGCGGTGCAGCGCACCTTCGCCATCAGGTGCTGAGCCTCCTCCCGGGAGAGAGGAATGCCGAGCTGGCGGTAGCTCTCCACGATGCCGCTCGTCCCTGAGTGCTTTCCCGCCACGATGTGGCGCTTGAGACCGACCGCCTCCGGCGGGAAGAGCTCGTAGTTCGCCGGGTTCTTCAGCACCCCGTCAGCGTGTACGCCGGATTCGTGCGCGAAGACCCGCTCCCCCACCACCGCCTTCCAGACCGGCACCTCGCGGTTAGACGCCTTTCCCACCATCCTGGAGATCGCGGAGAGCCTGCGGGTGTCGATACCGGCATCGATGCCGCTCGCCACCTTCAGCGCCATAACAACCTCCTCCAGCGCCGCGTTTCCTGCCCGCTCGCCGAGGCCATTCACCGTCGTGCTTATGTAGCGTGCCCCCCCTTTCACGCCGGCGATCGCATTCGCCGTCGCCATGCCGAGGTCGTTGTGCGCATGCACCTCCATCTCGAGGCGGGGGACCTCCCTTTTCAGGGCGCTCACCTTCTCGTACATGGTGAAAGGATCCAGCACTCCTAGGGTGTCGCAGAAGCGGAAACGGTCCGCCCCGAGCCCCTTGGCGAGGGTCATGAGCTCCGCGAGGAAGGAGAGATCGGCGCGGCTGGCATCCTCGCCACCGACGCAGACGTAGAGGTCGTGCTCCTTTGCAAACCCCAGCGCCCTTTTCAGCTGCTCCTTCACCCACTCCCGGCTCTTGCAGATCTTGTTCTCGATCATGATGTCGGAGACGGAGAGAGAGATGTCCACCGCCCGGATCCCGCAGGAGATGCTCGCCTCGATGTCCGGCACCAGCGCCCTGTTCCAGGTAAGGAGGCGGGCGTTGAGCCCGAGTTCCACCAGAGCCCGGATGACGCCCCGTTCCTCCCGCCCCATGGCGGGAATGCCGCACTCCAGCTCGTGGACCCCCATGGCATCGAGCATGCGGGCGATGGCGAGCTTCTCTTTTGCGCTAAAGACCACACCGGCTGTCTGCTCGCCATCCCGCAGGGTGGTGTCCGCAATGATTACATCGTTTTTCGTCATCCGATCCATGCAGACCTCCAGGGCAAAAAAGCAATGATTAGTGCAACTTCCGCTGCCCTTGCCCATCAAAAAGCAGAAGCTGTGCCAGCAGGGGTGAAATATTGTGAATACGGTGTAAAGGCTCGTGGCAGGCGGGTTCAACAGGGAGGCAGGGCTGGAGGAGATAAAGATGGTGAAGGGTGAGCCGCGGCCAGATGCTGGCTAGCGGGGCAAAGTTCATTAAAATGCCGAAAAAGGAGGCATGGGCAATCGCCCCCCCTATCTCACCGTTCCCACCTCAGGTTGCCGGAGAAACGCTATCTAATATAATGTGAAGGTGCCGGATGAAGAGACCCGTACGGAATTCTTCACGGAGGTTGTGCACCACTCTGGCAACACCAAGCACCGCGGGAGTTGAAATGACCGAACTGCTACCTGGATACACCGCGAAGGTCGACGCCTTGGACAAGGCAACATGGGAAGAGATCATCGACCACTTTGATGACGCCAACATCTACCAGACATGGTCGTACGAAGCGGTCCGCAGCGGCGAGGAGAATTTGAGCCACTTCCGGCTCGAGAAAGACGGAAAGCTGGTGGCAGCCGCCCAGGTAAGGCTGGCGAAAGTCCCTTTCTTCCACAAGAGGGTCGCCTATCTCCGCTGGGGCCCCATGTGGCACCCCCGTGGCACGGTTGGAGACATCGAGGTCTTCCAGCAG
The DNA window shown above is from Geomonas sp. RF6 and carries:
- the nifK gene encoding nitrogenase molybdenum-iron protein subunit beta, which produces MANNLGLAVKPVTETPEEEVQRVAAWINTEEYKEKNFARQALVINPAHACQPLGAELVAHAFEGSLPFVHGSQGCASYYRSTLNRHFREPAPAVSDAMTEDGAVFGGQNNLHEALENAYTLYKPKMISVFTSCMPEIIGDDLTAFIKNARNKGIVPKDFPVPYANTPSFNGSHVHGYDAMLLAILQTLTSEKQVEGRCTGKLNLIPGFDANTGNFREYKRILKEFGIPYTILGDISDVFDSPLDGTYRPYPGGTKLEDAADSINGKATLALGTYSTAKTFSWVKDNYSGKHSAIPMPFGIAKTDALLMKLSELFDKPIPETLKEERGRAVDLITDAHQYIHGKKFALYGDPDYLLGYVSFLLEVGAVPTHILCSKGTKKLEKEIQALLDASPYGKDGKIYINKDLWHLRSLLVTEPVDAVIGDSHGKFAARDANVPLFRFGFPIFDRVNLHREPLVGYKGAMYMMATICNKLIEVVDETCDSRFFELMR
- the nifD gene encoding nitrogenase molybdenum-iron protein alpha chain, with product MSTEIKTVEGITKESTQAMIDEVLELYPEKGKKKRSAHLAPNDQASGSACVKSNKKTVPGVMSARGCAYAGAKGVVWGPIRDMVHVSHGPVGCGWYSWGTRRNLMSGITGVTNFAMQFTSDFQEKDVVYGGDKKLGVLLKEAKELFPLAKGISVLSECPVGLIGDDINAVAKTASAELDIPVIPCNCEGFRGVSQSLGHHISNDTIRDYIIETREFAEPVGPYDIALIGEYNIGGDAWSTKPLLEECGFNVKAVWTGDGEMDRIAATHQVKLNVIHCYRSMNYMCKVMEEKYGIPWIELNFFGPTKIRESLRKLAELFDDSIKEKVEAVIAKYDPQMQAIIDEYKPRLDGKKVMLYVGGLRPRHTINAYEDLGMTCVGSGYEFAHTDDYDRTASEMPEATVVYDDASEIEMEKFAEVLKPDLIGSGIKEKYLFQKMAIPFRQMHSWDYSGPYHGYKGFPIFARDIDMAVNSPTWKLVKSPF
- the nifH gene encoding nitrogenase iron protein, which encodes MRQIAIYGKGGIGKSTTTQNTVAGLASLGKKVMIVGCDPKADSTRLMLHAKAQTTVMDLVRELGTVEDLELDDVLKVGYGEVKCVESGGPEPGVGCAGRGVITAINFLEENGAYTPDLDFVFYDVLGDVVCGGFAMPIRENKAEEIYIVCSGEMMAMYAANNIAKGILKYASSGKVRLGGLICNSRNTDREADLIEALAAKLGTQMIHFVPRDNQVQRAELRRMTVIEYSPEHKQANEYRELARKISENKMLVVPTPLTMDELEELLMEFGIMEADDESIVGVAEGAAK
- the nifV gene encoding homocitrate synthase gives rise to the protein MDRMTKNDVIIADTTLRDGEQTAGVVFSAKEKLAIARMLDAMGVHELECGIPAMGREERGVIRALVELGLNARLLTWNRALVPDIEASISCGIRAVDISLSVSDIMIENKICKSREWVKEQLKRALGFAKEHDLYVCVGGEDASRADLSFLAELMTLAKGLGADRFRFCDTLGVLDPFTMYEKVSALKREVPRLEMEVHAHNDLGMATANAIAGVKGGARYISTTVNGLGERAGNAALEEVVMALKVASGIDAGIDTRRLSAISRMVGKASNREVPVWKAVVGERVFAHESGVHADGVLKNPANYELFPPEAVGLKRHIVAGKHSGTSGIVESYRQLGIPLSREEAQHLMAKVRCTAQRLKRPLEAHDLIRLHRGAAAA